One genomic region from Streptomyces sp. NBC_00582 encodes:
- a CDS encoding ROK family transcriptional regulator — translation MGRLTGGDPSLLRRINSAVVLHALRAVDCATLTEITRVTGLSRPTVEGVVEDLIEAGLVVEKAADESVARRQGRPARRFRFRAEAGHLLGLEIGPHRVAALLADLDGRLLGSQAKDVDETASADERLERLRTAVAELLRRAGVPRDSLRAVGVATPGIVEADGTVRLGTALPEWTGLRLGDRLSRSFKCPVLVENDANAAAVAEHWKGSATESDDVVFVLAGLSPGAGSLIGGRLHRGYGGAAGEIGALHLLGREVTPETLLSTTGEPLHPLDEQAVAKVFARAREGDEQARAAVDRFIRRLVHDVAALVLALDPELVVVGGWAAGMDDVLEPLRRELARYCLRPPRVALSMLGEAAVATGALRLALDHVEEQLFAVEGTVTARR, via the coding sequence GTGGGGCGGCTGACCGGCGGGGATCCCTCGCTGCTGCGCAGGATCAACTCCGCGGTGGTGCTGCACGCGCTGCGTGCCGTGGACTGCGCGACGCTCACGGAGATCACACGGGTGACCGGGTTGTCCCGGCCGACGGTCGAGGGGGTCGTCGAGGACCTCATCGAGGCGGGGCTCGTCGTGGAGAAGGCGGCCGACGAGAGTGTCGCCCGTCGGCAGGGGCGGCCCGCGCGGCGGTTCCGGTTCCGTGCCGAGGCAGGGCATCTGCTGGGCCTGGAGATCGGCCCGCACCGGGTGGCGGCGCTGCTGGCCGACCTGGACGGGCGGCTGCTGGGCTCGCAGGCCAAGGACGTCGACGAGACGGCGTCCGCGGACGAGCGGCTGGAGCGGCTGCGCACGGCGGTCGCCGAGCTGCTGCGCCGGGCGGGGGTGCCCCGTGACTCGCTGCGGGCGGTGGGGGTGGCCACCCCCGGCATCGTCGAGGCGGACGGGACCGTACGGCTGGGCACGGCGCTGCCGGAGTGGACCGGGCTGCGGCTGGGCGACCGGCTGAGCCGTTCCTTCAAGTGCCCGGTGCTGGTGGAGAACGACGCCAACGCGGCGGCCGTCGCCGAGCACTGGAAGGGCTCGGCCACCGAATCGGACGACGTCGTGTTCGTCCTGGCCGGGCTCAGTCCGGGCGCCGGGTCGCTGATCGGCGGGCGGCTGCACCGGGGGTACGGCGGGGCGGCCGGTGAGATCGGGGCGCTGCATCTGCTGGGCCGGGAGGTGACCCCGGAGACCCTGCTGTCCACGACGGGCGAGCCGCTGCATCCGCTGGACGAGCAGGCGGTGGCCAAGGTGTTCGCCCGGGCCCGTGAGGGCGACGAGCAGGCGCGGGCCGCCGTGGACCGGTTCATCCGGCGGCTCGTGCACGATGTGGCCGCTCTGGTCCTCGCGCTCGATCCGGAGCTGGTCGTCGTCGGCGGCTGGGCGGCCGGGATGGACGACGTACTGGAGCCGCTGCGGCGGGAGTTGGCGCGTTACTGTCTGCGGCCGCCGCGGGTGGCCCTGTCGATGCTGGGCGAGGCGGCGGTGGCGACGGGGGCCCTGCGGCTGGCGCTGGACCATGTCGAGGAGCAGCTCTTCGCGGTGGAGGGGACGGTGACGGCCCGCAGATGA
- the mug gene encoding G/U mismatch-specific DNA glycosylase: MEAARDRLVPDVVAGGLRVLFCGINPGLMTAATGHHFARPGNRFWPVLHLSGFTPRLMKPAEQGELPAYGLGITNVVARATARADELSAEEFREGGRLLVAKVTRLEPRWLAVVGVTAYRAAFDDRRASVGPQERVIGTTRVWVLPNPSGLNAHWTAATMAEEFARLRVAAEDRAAGD, translated from the coding sequence TTGGAGGCCGCCCGCGACCGTCTCGTACCGGACGTCGTCGCGGGCGGTCTGCGCGTGCTCTTCTGCGGGATCAACCCGGGGTTGATGACGGCCGCGACCGGTCACCACTTCGCCCGTCCGGGCAACCGGTTCTGGCCGGTGCTGCACCTGTCCGGTTTCACGCCGAGGCTGATGAAGCCGGCCGAGCAGGGGGAGCTGCCGGCGTACGGCCTCGGCATCACGAACGTGGTGGCGCGGGCGACCGCGCGGGCCGACGAGCTGAGCGCCGAGGAGTTCCGCGAGGGCGGGCGGCTGCTGGTGGCGAAGGTGACGCGGCTGGAGCCGCGCTGGCTGGCCGTGGTCGGCGTGACCGCCTACCGGGCCGCCTTCGACGACCGCAGGGCCTCGGTGGGGCCGCAGGAGCGGGTGATCGGGACGACGCGTGTGTGGGTGCTGCCGAATCCCAGCGGCCTCAACGCCCACTGGACGGCGGCGACGATGGCGGAGGAGTTCGCCCGGCTGCGGGTGGCGGCGGAGGACCGAGCGGCAGGGGACTGA
- the purB gene encoding adenylosuccinate lyase, with the protein MTSAPAKPRIPNVLAGRYASAELATLWSPEQKVKLERQLWLAVLRAQQDLGIEVPDAAIADYERVLDTVDLASIAEREKVTRHDVKARIEEFNDLAGHEQVHKGMTSRDLTENVEQLQIRLSLELVRDRTVAVLARLGKLAGEYGELVMAGRSHNVAAQATTLGKRFATAADELLVAYGRVEELLGRYPLRGIKGPVGTAQDMLDLLGGDAGKLAELEDRIAAHLGFSQAFTSVGQVYPRSLDYEVVTALVQLASAPSSLAKTIRLMAGHELVTEGFKPGQVGSSAMPHKMNTRSCERVNGLMVILRGYASMTGELAGDQWNEGDVSCSVVRRVALPDAFFALDGLLETFLTVLDEFGAFPAVVARELDRYLPFLATTKVLMGAVRAGVGRELAHEAIKENAVASALAMRERGAERNELLDKLAADERLPLDRAQLDALMADKLSFTGAASAQVATLVGRIEEIVKQRPEAAGYTPGAIL; encoded by the coding sequence GTGACTTCTGCGCCCGCCAAGCCCCGCATCCCGAACGTCCTCGCCGGACGGTACGCCTCCGCCGAGCTCGCCACGCTCTGGTCGCCCGAGCAGAAGGTGAAGCTGGAGCGTCAGCTCTGGCTCGCCGTGCTGCGGGCCCAGCAGGACCTCGGCATCGAGGTGCCGGACGCGGCGATCGCCGACTACGAGCGTGTCCTCGACACCGTCGACCTCGCGTCCATCGCCGAGCGCGAGAAGGTCACGCGGCACGACGTGAAGGCGCGGATCGAGGAGTTCAACGACCTCGCCGGGCACGAGCAGGTCCACAAGGGCATGACCTCCCGCGACCTCACGGAGAACGTCGAGCAGCTCCAGATCCGGCTCTCGCTGGAGCTGGTCCGCGACCGTACGGTGGCCGTGCTGGCGCGCCTCGGCAAGCTGGCCGGCGAGTACGGCGAGCTGGTCATGGCCGGCCGCTCGCACAACGTGGCCGCGCAGGCCACCACCCTCGGCAAGCGCTTCGCGACCGCCGCCGACGAGCTGCTCGTGGCCTACGGCCGGGTCGAGGAGCTGCTCGGCCGCTACCCGCTGCGCGGGATCAAGGGCCCGGTCGGGACGGCGCAGGACATGCTGGACCTGCTGGGCGGGGACGCGGGCAAGCTAGCGGAGCTGGAGGACCGGATCGCGGCCCACCTGGGCTTCTCGCAGGCGTTCACCTCCGTCGGGCAGGTCTACCCGCGCTCGCTGGACTACGAGGTCGTGACGGCCCTGGTGCAGCTCGCGTCCGCCCCCTCCTCGCTGGCGAAGACGATCCGGCTGATGGCCGGCCACGAGCTGGTGACCGAGGGCTTCAAGCCCGGCCAGGTCGGCTCCTCGGCGATGCCGCACAAGATGAACACCCGCTCCTGCGAGCGCGTCAACGGCCTCATGGTGATCCTGCGCGGCTACGCGTCGATGACCGGGGAGCTGGCGGGCGACCAGTGGAACGAGGGCGACGTGTCCTGCTCGGTGGTGCGCCGCGTGGCCCTGCCGGACGCGTTCTTCGCGCTGGACGGTCTGCTGGAGACGTTCCTGACGGTGCTCGACGAGTTCGGTGCCTTCCCGGCGGTCGTGGCCCGCGAGCTGGACCGGTATCTGCCGTTCCTCGCCACCACCAAGGTGCTGATGGGCGCGGTGCGCGCGGGCGTGGGCCGTGAGCTCGCCCACGAGGCGATCAAGGAGAACGCCGTCGCCTCCGCCCTCGCGATGCGTGAGCGCGGCGCCGAGCGCAACGAGCTGCTGGACAAGCTGGCCGCCGACGAGCGCCTTCCGCTGGACCGGGCGCAGCTCGACGCGCTGATGGCCGACAAGCTGTCCTTCACGGGCGCGGCGTCCGCGCAGGTGGCCACCCTGGTCGGGCGGATCGAGGAGATCGTGAAGCAGCGTCCGGAGGCGGCCGGTTACACCCCGGGGGCGATCCTCTGA
- a CDS encoding SGNH/GDSL hydrolase family protein: MQTNPTHTSLVAVGDSFTEGMSDLLPDGSYRGWADLLAGRMAARTPGFRYANLAVRGKLIGQIVAEQVDVAAAMNADVITLVGGLNDTLRPKCDMGMVKGLLTEAVERLAPSCKQLVLMRSPGRQGPVLERFRPRMEELFVCVDELAARHGALVVDLYGAPSLADPRLWDVDRLHLTPEGHRRVAEAVWQTLGYDPEDTEWRTPIPATVPPGWAARRVADARFARQHLLPWIGRRLTGRSSGDGRPAKRPELLPYEGPA, encoded by the coding sequence ATGCAGACGAACCCCACACACACCAGCCTGGTCGCGGTCGGCGACTCCTTCACCGAGGGCATGTCGGACCTGCTGCCCGACGGCTCCTACCGGGGCTGGGCCGATCTCCTGGCGGGCCGGATGGCGGCCCGCACCCCCGGCTTCCGGTACGCCAACCTGGCGGTGCGGGGCAAGCTGATCGGGCAGATCGTCGCGGAGCAGGTGGACGTGGCGGCGGCGATGAACGCCGACGTGATCACCCTGGTCGGCGGTCTGAACGACACCCTGCGCCCCAAGTGCGACATGGGCATGGTCAAGGGCCTGCTCACGGAGGCGGTGGAGCGGCTGGCCCCGTCCTGCAAGCAGCTCGTACTCATGCGCAGCCCCGGGCGCCAGGGTCCCGTCCTGGAGCGGTTCCGGCCGCGCATGGAGGAGCTGTTCGTCTGCGTCGACGAGCTGGCCGCCCGCCACGGCGCCCTGGTCGTCGACCTGTACGGCGCCCCCTCGCTCGCCGACCCGCGGCTGTGGGACGTCGACCGGCTGCACCTGACGCCGGAGGGGCACCGCCGGGTCGCCGAGGCCGTCTGGCAGACCCTCGGTTACGACCCCGAGGACACCGAGTGGCGCACGCCGATCCCGGCGACCGTGCCGCCCGGCTGGGCCGCCCGCCGGGTCGCCGACGCCCGTTTCGCCAGGCAGCACCTGCTGCCGTGGATCGGCCGCCGGCTGACCGGCCGTTCCTCCGGCGACGGCCGCCCGGCGAAGCGTCCCGAGCTGCTGCCGTACGAGGGACCCGCGTAG
- a CDS encoding hemolysin family protein: MTVVQLLIALATLVVNAFFVGAEFALISVRRAQIEPYAEQGDRRATSVLWGLRHVSSLMAAAQLGITLCTLVLGVVAEPAIAHLLEPVFHAVGVPESAGHAVSFVIALVLATYLHMLLGEMVPKNIALAEPVRTALVLGPPLVTLSRALRPVIFAINAFANGLLKLLRIETKDEVTAAFSDAQLAQIVKDAGEAGLIDDRARERLHDALELGSRPVRDVVLPLERVVYARVGVTPEELEALAAESGFSRFPVVDEGRRIIGYLHVKDALDASPRDEPFRLRDMRPIARVREATPLDDVLTAMRGSRTHLAAVLGADGRLAGLVTMEDVLRELFGQPV; this comes from the coding sequence GTGACCGTCGTACAGCTTCTGATCGCCCTGGCGACGCTGGTCGTCAACGCGTTCTTCGTCGGCGCGGAGTTCGCGCTGATCTCCGTCCGCCGCGCCCAGATCGAGCCCTACGCCGAACAGGGCGACCGGCGCGCCACGAGCGTGCTGTGGGGACTGCGGCACGTGTCCTCGCTGATGGCGGCGGCACAGCTCGGCATCACGCTGTGCACGCTGGTCCTCGGTGTCGTCGCCGAACCGGCGATCGCGCATCTGCTGGAGCCGGTGTTCCACGCGGTGGGGGTGCCCGAGAGCGCGGGCCACGCCGTGTCCTTCGTGATCGCGCTGGTGCTGGCCACCTATCTGCACATGCTGCTCGGCGAGATGGTCCCCAAGAACATCGCGCTCGCGGAACCGGTGCGCACCGCACTGGTGCTCGGCCCGCCGCTCGTCACGCTGTCGCGGGCGCTGCGCCCGGTGATCTTCGCGATCAACGCGTTCGCCAACGGGCTGCTGAAGCTGCTGCGGATCGAGACCAAGGACGAGGTCACGGCGGCCTTCTCGGACGCCCAGCTCGCCCAGATCGTCAAGGACGCGGGCGAGGCGGGCCTGATCGACGACCGTGCCCGGGAGCGGCTGCACGACGCGCTGGAGCTGGGCAGCCGCCCGGTGCGGGACGTCGTACTGCCGCTGGAACGTGTCGTCTACGCGCGCGTGGGCGTGACGCCGGAGGAGCTGGAGGCGCTGGCCGCCGAGTCGGGGTTCTCGCGTTTCCCGGTGGTGGACGAGGGACGTCGGATCATCGGCTATCTGCATGTGAAGGACGCGCTGGACGCCTCGCCCCGGGACGAGCCGTTCCGGCTGCGGGACATGCGGCCCATCGCGCGGGTGCGGGAGGCGACCCCCCTCGACGACGTCCTCACCGCGATGCGCGGCAGCCGGACGCACCTGGCGGCGGTGCTCGGTGCGGACGGGCGGCTGGCCGGACTGGTGACGATGGAGGACGTGCTGCGGGAGCTGTTCGGGCAGCCGGTGTGA
- a CDS encoding hemolysin family protein yields MTEVLLLLAAILLSLACGAFVAAEFSLTTVERSELERAVERGERGASGALKAVRNLTFQLSGAQLGITVTNLVVGMLAEPSIAALIAGPLESAGLSSAASGSVALVLGTALSTVFLMVVGELVPKNWAISSPLPVAKTVGNAQRWFSAAFRPFIAHLNNTANHVVRRFGLEPTEELAAARGPQELAALARHSAREGALEADTAELFVRTLNLADLTAENVMTPRVQVISLDALATCEDVANATRATGLSRFPVHRGGLDAVVGTAHIKDALAIPAERRLHVPVSEIMREPLLVPESLTVDRLLDRLSGKRTMAVVIDEYGGTAGVATLEDIVEEVVGEVRDEHDPHETPDLAPAGTDDAGRALYSADGAARMDQLARVGLNVPEGPYETLAGLVATELGRIPAVGDGVEVAGWRMDVVDASGRRAARVLLHAPLAEDPVEGADQ; encoded by the coding sequence ATGACGGAAGTGCTCCTGCTGCTGGCGGCGATCCTGCTGTCCCTCGCCTGCGGCGCCTTCGTGGCCGCCGAGTTCTCGCTGACCACGGTCGAGCGCAGCGAGCTGGAGCGGGCGGTGGAGCGCGGTGAGCGCGGCGCGTCCGGCGCGCTCAAGGCCGTACGGAATCTCACCTTCCAGCTCTCCGGCGCCCAGCTCGGCATCACCGTCACCAACCTGGTGGTCGGCATGCTGGCCGAGCCGTCGATCGCCGCGCTGATCGCGGGGCCGCTGGAGTCGGCCGGGCTGTCGAGCGCGGCGTCCGGCTCGGTGGCGCTCGTCCTGGGGACGGCGCTGTCGACGGTGTTCCTGATGGTCGTCGGCGAGCTGGTGCCGAAGAACTGGGCGATCTCCTCGCCGCTGCCCGTGGCCAAGACCGTGGGCAACGCGCAACGGTGGTTCAGCGCCGCCTTCCGGCCGTTCATCGCCCATCTCAACAACACCGCCAACCATGTCGTGCGCCGCTTCGGCCTGGAGCCCACCGAGGAGCTGGCCGCCGCGCGCGGCCCCCAGGAGCTGGCCGCCCTGGCCCGCCACTCGGCCCGCGAGGGCGCGCTGGAGGCGGACACCGCCGAGCTGTTCGTGCGCACCCTGAACCTGGCGGACCTGACCGCGGAGAACGTGATGACCCCGCGCGTCCAGGTGATCTCCCTCGACGCCCTGGCGACCTGCGAGGACGTGGCGAACGCGACCCGGGCGACGGGCCTGTCCCGGTTCCCCGTCCACCGCGGCGGCCTCGACGCGGTCGTCGGCACCGCGCACATCAAGGACGCCCTGGCGATCCCCGCCGAGCGCCGGCTGCACGTGCCGGTCTCGGAGATCATGCGCGAGCCGCTCCTGGTGCCCGAGTCGCTGACCGTGGACCGGCTCCTCGACCGGCTGTCCGGCAAGCGGACGATGGCCGTGGTCATCGACGAGTACGGCGGCACGGCGGGTGTGGCGACGCTGGAGGACATCGTCGAGGAGGTCGTCGGCGAGGTCCGCGACGAGCACGACCCGCACGAGACGCCCGACCTGGCCCCCGCCGGCACCGACGACGCCGGCCGCGCGCTGTACTCGGCCGACGGCGCGGCCCGGATGGACCAGCTCGCGCGCGTGGGCCTGAACGTCCCCGAGGGGCCCTACGAGACGCTCGCCGGCCTCGTCGCCACCGAGCTGGGCCGGATACCGGCCGTCGGTGACGGCGTCGAGGTCGCGGGCTGGCGCATGGACGTGGTCGACGCGTCCGGCCGCCGTGCCGCGCGCGTGCTGCTGCACGCCCCGCTCGCCGAGGACCCCGTGGAAGGGGCGGACCAGTGA
- a CDS encoding GNAT family N-acetyltransferase: MSDLRIRAATPDDLDAVLAFWKTAAEGTSISDDRTGVERLVARDPEALLLAERGGELVGTVIAGFDGWRCHLYRLAVHPERRRQGVGTALLAAAEERFVRLGGRRGDAMVLTRNETAHHAWRAAGYTPEEHWRRWVKPLVD, from the coding sequence ATGTCTGATCTGCGCATACGGGCCGCGACGCCCGACGACCTGGACGCCGTCCTCGCCTTCTGGAAGACCGCCGCCGAGGGCACGAGCATCAGCGACGACCGCACCGGTGTGGAGCGGCTGGTCGCCCGTGACCCCGAGGCGCTGCTGCTGGCCGAGCGCGGGGGTGAGCTGGTGGGCACGGTGATCGCCGGGTTCGACGGCTGGCGGTGCCATCTGTACCGGCTGGCGGTGCACCCGGAGCGGCGCCGCCAGGGCGTCGGTACGGCGCTGCTCGCCGCCGCCGAGGAGAGGTTCGTACGGCTCGGCGGGCGGCGCGGGGACGCGATGGTGCTCACCCGGAACGAGACGGCCCATCATGCGTGGCGGGCGGCGGGGTACACGCCGGAGGAGCACTGGCGGCGCTGGGTGAAGCCGCTGGTCGACTGA
- a CDS encoding ABC transporter permease produces the protein MLKATLRSFLAHKGRLLLSALAVVLSVAFVAGSLIFSDTVTRTFDRLFASTSADVTVEPKDDLNSNVPSGAVQTVPAALAAEVAGVDGVASAHADVSVENITVVDSDHKSVGPTTGAPTIATDWYLTHRSPVKLTSGHAPQGAGQAMLDADTADKKHVKIGDTLTVMAQPGSFDVEIVGIATFTTTNPGAALVFLDPKVAATELLGSADKATGISVDAAPGVSDAVLKDRVAAALGSGPYDVKTADEQAKSSAASLGGFLDVIKYVMLGFAGIAVLVGVFLIVNTFSMLIAQRTRELGLLRALGADRRQVRRSVLTEAVLLGLVGSTLGLAAGIGLAAGLIRLMSAFGMNLKTTEMVVGWATPVAAYVVGVGVTFVAAYLPARRAATVSPMAALSDADIAGVGRPLKVRAIVGAVVGALGAAALLGCATASKTASAASLLGLGVVLTLIAMVIAGPLLVRPVIRVLGGAFPALFGPVGRMSQRNALRNPRRTGATAAALMVGLALVGGMSVASASMSKSFDQQIDKTLGADFVIQNANFTPFSQEVTDAVRDTDGVGLVVRQRFAPLAIRLPDGKRVETTASGYDDRVDDVAHVTYAEGDSAAALADGAIGMDVDFAKDHGVKLGSVLPADFPGDRTTSLKVGALTDQDASEGFGMEGGLFLGMGTVEKYVPDGQDSALYVNAAAGTGAEQLRPRLEKTLEPYPQVQVRDQADYKKLVHDQIAVLLYLVYALLGLAIVIAVLGVVNTLALSVVERTREIGLLRAIGLARRQLRRMIRLESVVIAVFGAVLGLALGLVWGVCIQQVLALQGMKALAVPWGTIVAVVIGSAVVGVVAALLPALRASRMNVLAAIAHE, from the coding sequence GTGCTGAAGGCGACGCTCAGGAGTTTCCTCGCGCACAAGGGACGGCTGCTGCTGTCGGCCCTCGCCGTCGTGCTGTCCGTGGCGTTCGTCGCGGGCAGTCTGATCTTCTCGGACACGGTGACCCGTACCTTCGACCGGCTGTTCGCCTCCACCTCGGCGGATGTGACGGTGGAACCGAAGGACGACCTGAACTCCAACGTGCCGAGCGGCGCGGTGCAGACGGTCCCGGCCGCCCTCGCCGCCGAGGTCGCCGGCGTCGACGGGGTCGCCTCCGCGCACGCGGACGTCAGCGTGGAGAACATCACGGTCGTCGACAGCGACCACAAGTCCGTCGGTCCGACGACCGGCGCCCCCACCATCGCCACCGACTGGTACCTCACCCACCGCAGTCCGGTGAAGCTGACCTCCGGCCACGCCCCGCAGGGCGCCGGGCAGGCCATGCTGGACGCCGACACCGCCGACAAGAAGCATGTGAAGATCGGCGACACGCTCACCGTGATGGCCCAGCCGGGCTCCTTCGACGTCGAGATTGTCGGCATCGCCACCTTCACCACCACCAACCCCGGCGCGGCCCTCGTCTTCCTCGACCCCAAGGTCGCCGCGACCGAGCTGCTGGGCTCGGCCGACAAGGCCACCGGCATCTCGGTCGACGCGGCGCCGGGTGTCTCCGACGCCGTGCTCAAGGACCGCGTCGCGGCCGCGCTGGGCTCGGGTCCGTACGACGTGAAGACCGCCGACGAGCAGGCCAAGTCCTCGGCCGCGTCGCTGGGCGGCTTCCTCGACGTCATCAAGTACGTGATGCTGGGGTTCGCCGGCATCGCCGTGCTGGTCGGCGTGTTCCTCATCGTCAACACCTTCTCGATGCTGATCGCCCAGCGCACCCGTGAGCTGGGCCTGCTGCGGGCGCTCGGCGCCGACCGCCGTCAGGTGCGGCGCTCGGTGCTCACCGAGGCGGTGCTGCTCGGGCTCGTCGGCTCCACCCTGGGTCTCGCGGCCGGCATCGGGCTCGCTGCCGGGCTGATCCGGCTGATGAGCGCGTTCGGCATGAACCTGAAGACCACCGAGATGGTGGTCGGCTGGGCAACCCCGGTGGCGGCGTACGTCGTCGGCGTGGGCGTCACCTTCGTCGCCGCCTACCTCCCGGCCCGGCGCGCGGCCACCGTGTCGCCCATGGCGGCCCTCTCGGACGCGGACATCGCCGGGGTGGGCCGGCCGCTGAAAGTGCGCGCGATCGTCGGGGCGGTCGTCGGGGCGCTGGGCGCGGCCGCGCTGCTGGGCTGCGCGACCGCCTCGAAGACGGCGTCCGCGGCCTCCCTGCTGGGCCTCGGCGTGGTCCTGACGCTGATCGCCATGGTGATCGCGGGACCGCTGCTGGTCCGGCCGGTGATCCGGGTCCTCGGCGGCGCCTTCCCCGCCCTGTTCGGGCCGGTCGGGCGGATGAGCCAGCGCAACGCCCTGCGCAATCCCCGTCGTACGGGTGCCACCGCCGCCGCGCTGATGGTGGGCCTGGCCCTGGTCGGCGGCATGTCGGTGGCGAGCGCGTCGATGTCGAAGTCGTTCGACCAGCAGATCGACAAGACGCTCGGCGCGGACTTCGTGATCCAGAACGCCAACTTCACGCCCTTCTCGCAGGAGGTGACGGACGCGGTCCGTGACACCGACGGCGTCGGGCTCGTCGTACGGCAGCGGTTCGCGCCCCTCGCGATCCGGCTGCCGGACGGCAAGCGGGTCGAGACCACGGCCTCGGGATACGACGACCGGGTCGACGACGTCGCCCATGTCACGTACGCCGAGGGCGACTCGGCGGCGGCGCTGGCGGACGGCGCGATCGGGATGGACGTGGACTTCGCGAAGGACCACGGGGTGAAGCTCGGCAGTGTGCTCCCGGCGGATTTCCCCGGCGACCGCACGACCTCGCTGAAGGTGGGCGCGCTCACCGACCAGGACGCCTCCGAGGGCTTCGGGATGGAGGGCGGGCTCTTCCTCGGGATGGGCACCGTCGAGAAGTACGTGCCCGACGGCCAGGACTCCGCGCTGTACGTGAACGCGGCCGCCGGCACCGGCGCCGAGCAGCTGCGGCCCCGGCTGGAGAAGACACTCGAGCCGTATCCGCAGGTCCAGGTGCGTGACCAGGCCGACTACAAGAAGCTGGTGCACGACCAGATCGCCGTCCTGCTCTATCTGGTGTACGCGCTGCTCGGTCTCGCGATCGTCATCGCGGTGCTCGGCGTCGTCAACACGCTGGCGCTGTCGGTGGTGGAGCGGACCCGGGAGATCGGGCTGCTGCGGGCGATCGGGCTGGCCCGGCGGCAGCTGCGGCGGATGATCCGGCTGGAGTCGGTGGTGATCGCGGTGTTCGGCGCGGTGCTGGGGCTGGCGCTGGGACTGGTGTGGGGCGTCTGCATACAGCAGGTGCTCGCCCTCCAGGGCATGAAGGCGCTGGCCGTCCCGTGGGGCACGATCGTCGCGGTCGTCATCGGCTCGGCGGTGGTGGGCGTCGTGGCCGCCCTGCTCCCGGCCCTGCGCGCGTCCCGGATGAACGTCCTGGCGGCGATCGCCCACGAGTGA
- a CDS encoding ABC transporter ATP-binding protein, which produces MSTAALSTPDGIAARAQALTKAYGSGETAVLALDSVDVSIARGRFTAVMGPSGSGKSTLMHCLAGLDTVSAGQVWLGDTEITGLKERELTRLRRDRIGFMFQSFNLIPTLNAAENITLPMDIAGRKPDEKWLDQVVDTLGLRERLKHRPSQLSGGQQQRVACARALVSRPELIFADEPTGNLDSRAGLEVLAFLRQAVDELGQTVVMVTHDPGAAAHSDLVLFLADGRIVDRMERPTADAVLERMKRFDVGRASGDGTAPEED; this is translated from the coding sequence TTGTCCACAGCGGCCTTGTCCACACCCGACGGAATCGCGGCCCGAGCCCAGGCACTCACCAAGGCGTACGGCTCCGGCGAGACGGCGGTGCTGGCACTGGACTCGGTGGACGTGAGCATCGCCCGGGGCCGGTTCACCGCGGTCATGGGGCCCTCGGGGTCCGGGAAGTCCACCCTGATGCACTGTCTGGCCGGGCTGGACACCGTCTCGGCCGGCCAGGTCTGGCTCGGCGACACGGAGATCACGGGCCTGAAGGAGCGGGAGCTGACCCGGCTCAGGCGGGACCGGATCGGGTTCATGTTCCAGTCGTTCAACCTGATCCCGACGCTGAACGCGGCGGAGAACATCACGCTGCCCATGGACATCGCGGGCCGCAAGCCCGACGAGAAGTGGCTGGACCAGGTCGTCGACACGCTCGGGCTGCGCGAGCGCCTCAAGCACCGGCCGTCCCAGCTCTCCGGCGGACAGCAGCAGCGGGTGGCCTGCGCCCGGGCGCTGGTCTCCCGGCCCGAGCTGATCTTCGCGGACGAGCCGACCGGCAACCTGGACTCACGGGCCGGTCTGGAGGTTCTCGCGTTCCTGCGCCAGGCGGTGGACGAGCTCGGCCAGACGGTCGTCATGGTCACCCACGACCCGGGCGCCGCGGCCCACTCCGACCTGGTCCTCTTCCTGGCGGACGGCCGGATAGTGGATCGGATGGAGCGGCCTACGGCGGACGCCGTACTCGAACGCATGAAGCGGTTCGACGTCGGTCGCGCGTCCGGCGACGGCACCGCACCCGAGGAGGACTGA